One genomic window of Punica granatum isolate Tunisia-2019 chromosome 1, ASM765513v2, whole genome shotgun sequence includes the following:
- the LOC116192982 gene encoding pentatricopeptide repeat-containing protein At4g21065, whose translation MPTNRLPSTAQNFSPAPSIDDRCISLLQLCATSLSKLKQVHAFSLRHGASPASPHLAKHLIFHIVSVSAPMSYACAVFSQAHHYNVFTWNTMIRGYAESESPGPAIELHCRMRASSIEPDTHTYPFLLKAIAKLAAIREGEVVHSTVAKSGFDSLVYVQNSLVHMYASCGQAESAHKVFGVMAERDLVAWNTVINGFAVNGRPSEALTLFRDMGPEGVEPDGFTVVSLLTACAELGALALGRRLHVYMIKAGLTENMHANNALLDLYAKCGTVHDAHRAFDEMGKRNVVSWTSLIVGLAVNGFGKEAILLFKGLEMEGLSPTEITYVGVLYACSHCGMVDEGFNYFRKMKEEHGIVPRIEHYGCMVDLLGRAGLVQRALRFIESMPVQPNAVIWRTLLAACTLHGELDLAEVVRARLLQLEPKHSGDYVLLSNLYASEHRWTDVQRVRRQMLSEGVRKSPGHSLVELGNRVHEFTMGDRSHPQSEAIYGKLAEMVRLLRLEGYVPHTANVLADIEEEEKEYAVSYHSEKIAVAFMLINTPQGTPIRVVKNLRVCGDCHLAIKLVSKVYNREIVMRDRSRFHHFRDGSCSCKDYW comes from the coding sequence ATGCCCACTAATCGCCTCCCCTCCACCGCCCAAAACTTCTCGCCGGCCCCTTCCATTGACGACAGATGCATCTCTCTGCTCCAGCTCTGCGCCACCTCCCTCTCCAAGCTCAAGCAGGTTCACGCCTTCTCTCTCAGGCACGGCGCCTCCCCTGCCAGCCCCCACCTCGCGAAGCATCTCATCTTCCACATTGTCTCTGTGTCTGCTCCGATGTCCTATGCCTGCGCGGTCTTCTCCCAGGCACACCACTACAACGTCTTCACCTGGAACACCATGATCAGGGGCTACGCCGAGAGTGAAAGTCCCGGCCCAGCGATCGAGCTGCACTGCCGAATGCGGGCATCCAGCATCGAACCTGACACCCACACTTACCCTTTCCTGCTCAAAGCAATCGCCAAGCTTGCGGCAATCAGGGAAGGCGAAGTCGTCCACTCGACTGTGGCGAAGAGTGGGTTCGACTCGCTGGTGTACGTCCAGAACAGTCTGGTCCATATGTATGCGTCCTGCGGACAGGCTGAGAGCGCGCACAAAGTGTTCGGGGTTATGGCTGAGAGAGACCTCGTGGCTTGGAACACTGTGATTAATGGGTTCGCCGTCAATGGGCGGCCCAGTGAGGCTCTGACGCTCTTCAGGGACATGGGTCCTGAGGGGGTCGAGCCGGATGGATTCACTGTGGTGAGCCTATTAACTGCTTGTGCTGAGCTTGGGGCTCTGGCTCTTGGCAGGAGGCTACATGTTTACATGATCAAGGCCGGTCTAACTGAGAACATGCACGCAAACAACGCCCTTTTGGACCTCTATGCCAAGTGCGGAACCGTCCACGACGCGCATCGGGCGTTTGATGAGATGGGGAAGAGGAATGTGGTCTCTTGGACGTCTCTGATTGTTGGGCTGGCGGTTAATGGGTTTGGCAAGGAAGCAATTTTGCTATTCAAAGGACTGGAGATGGAAGGATTGAGCCCGACCGAGATCACCTATGTAGGAGTTCTTTATGCTTGCAGTCACTGTGGGATGGTGGATGAGGGTTTCAACTACTTCAGGAAGATGAAGGAGGAACATGGGATCGTCCCACGGATCGAGCACTATGGTTGTATGGTTGATCTGTTGGGAAGGGCGGGCTTGGTGCAAAGAGCCCTAAGGTTCATCGAGAGCATGCCGGTGCAGCCCAATGCAGTGATCTGGAGAACACTTTTGGCGGCATGCACGCTTCACGGGGAGTTGGATTTGGCAGAGGTAGTACGGGCCCGACTCCTTCAGTTAGAACCCAAACACAGCGGGGACTATGTCTTGCTGTCCAACCTCTATGCATCGGAGCATCGGTGGACCGATGTGCAGAGAGTGAGGAGACAGATGCTCAGCGAAGGAGTGAGGAAATCTCCAGGACATAGCCTTGTTGAGCTGGGGAATCGCGTTCACGAGTTCACCATGGGTGATAGGTCCCACCCACAAAGTGAGGCGATATACGGGAAGCTCGCAGAGATGGTGAGGCTATTGAGATTGGAGGGCTATGTCCCTCACACGGCGAATGTGCTGGCGGACatagaggaggaggagaaggaatACGCTGTGTCTTATCACAGCGAGAAAATTGCAGTCGCGTTTATGCTCATTAACACACCTCAGGGGACCCCCATAAGGGTAGTGAAGAATCTGAGGGTATGTGGAGATTGTCATTTGGCGATCAAGCTAGTGTCAAAGGTCTACAATAGAGAGATTGTGATGAGGGATCGGAGCCGGTTTCACCATTTCAGGGACGGAAGCTGTTCATGCAAGGACTACTGGTGA
- the LOC116192983 gene encoding uncharacterized protein LOC116192983, with amino-acid sequence MSRVRAHSSPDLIPSSSSPSEDEAGHSEDLSLEGVAANVMLIVKLIHDHTGACTKENDDRKAQRVAGMTAILDDAKARIQKSLSSTGQKREAELRRCMTDLRPRNNFPRDRKKSPEPVPMDEKEQMRKQLSASLAARKSLEMMCSSLGKEKEIMATVLSRKVHELNEMEEMVSDYKAQNEMLVSKLQKERKLSNGGDGQGNANAVLQERNRELSEQLLKSLDGYKSLKKKLKEVQEEKMRLRSSLEEIGEEISVGLDQVKGLKEKIRTADGSPEEAGSRIRVEEGEIDALEKMLKGFKLKVSECAQRSI; translated from the exons ATGAGCAGAGTCCGCGCACATTCGTCGCCTGATTTAATCCCATCTAGTTCTTCTCCTTCTGAAGATGAAGCGGGGCATTCCGAGGATCTCTCCTTGGAAG GTGTGGCTGCGAATGTTATGTTGATAGTGAAACTAATCCATGATCACACTGGGGCATGCACGAAAGAGAACGATGACCGGAAGGCCCAGAGAGTGGCCGGCATGACTGCGATTCTTGACGATGCCAAGGCTCGTATCCAGAAATCCCTGTCATCCACTGGCCAGAAGAGGGAGGCAGAGCTCCGGAGGTGTATGACGGATCTCCGACCCAGGAACAATTTCCCTAGGGACCGTAAGAAGTCCCCTGAGCCTGTCCCGATGGACGAGAAAGAACAGATGAGGAAGCAGCTTAGCGCGAGCCTAGCTGCTCGAAAGAGCCTCGAGATGATGTGCTCGAGCCTggggaaggagaaggagatcATGGCTACCGTGCTGTCAAGGAAGGTGCACGAACTGAacgagatggaggagatggTGAGTGATTACAAGGCGCAGAATGAGATGTTGGTCTCTAAATTGCAGAAGGAGAGGAAGCTATCGAATGGCGGGGACGGGCAAGGGAATGCTAATGCAGTTCTTCAGGAGAGGAATAGGGAGCTCTCGGAGCAGCTCCTGAAGTCCCTCGATGGGTACAAGTCCCTGAAGAAGAAGCTAAAGGAAGTGCAGGAGGAGAAGATGAGGCTGAGGTCTTCCCTTGAGGAGATAGGGGAAGAGATCTCGGTCGGTCTTGATCAGGTCAAGGGGCTCAAGGAGAAAATTAGAACTGCTGATGGAAGCCCTGAGGAAGCCGGTTCGAGGATCAGAGTGGAAGAAGGGGAGATTGATGCCTTAGAGAAGATGCTGAAGGGCTTCAAGCTCAAGGTCTCAGAGTGCGCGCAGAGGAGTATCTAG
- the LOC116192288 gene encoding uncharacterized protein LOC116192288 encodes MHSLPRPLPLEDLACQNFDPSDHLTPTRNSNSSAGITMVTEICVGTFRPHRSQSLHQKDAHRNAHWICTKCQHGRRFMTKADLAEHVDRQHPQPSKGRSKRRDEREEDAIDDNAQNNAVA; translated from the exons ATGCACTCCCTGCCCCGTCCCCTGCCTCTGGAGGATTTGGCGTGCCAAAACTTTGATCCATCTGATCATCTCACCCCTACACGCAATAGCAATTCATCTGCAG GGATTACAATGGTTACTGAAATCTGTGTGGGGACCTTCCGGCCTCATCGAAGTCAGTCTCTTCATCAGAAGGATGCACACCGAAACGCCCATTGGATTTGCACCAAGTGCCAGCATGGGAGGCGGTTCATGACCAAGGCGGACCTTGCTGAGCACGTGGACCGGCAGCACCCGCAGCCATCGAAGGGGAGGAGCAAAAGGAGGGACGAAAGGGAGGAGGATGCCATCGATGATAATGCCCAGAATAATGCTGTTGCTTAA